The sequence atctcttgaccttgtgatctacctgtctcggcctcccaaagtgctgggcttacaggcgtgagccaccatgcccagccaacagtAGCTAACTTTATCATTTGCCTTTTAATTGCCAGGTACATTGTGAGGCAGTTTATATCCTTGAACTAACAACTTCATGATGGCCTCATGTTACTAATGAGGAAACTAGGGCCCACAGTCAGACATTAGCCACTGGTGGGGCAGAAATAGGCTCCTGGTTCTAGTGTGATCCAAAGTTGGTGCTTTTCTGTCTATCCTTAGCTGTTGGTCACCACCAGCTTTCTGCATATTTTCTCATGATGCCTCTCATTTCCCAGAGCCGTCTGGAGCCCAAGGCTGTACACGTGCCCTGTGCTGATTCTCTGCCTAGGAAAGGACCATGCAGCTAGAGATCAAAGTGGCCCTGAACTTCATCATCTCCTACTTGTACAACAAGCTGCCCCGGCGCCGGGCAGACCTGTTTGGGGAGGAGCTAGAGcggcttttgaaaaataaatatgaaggcCACTGGTACCCTGAAAAACCCCTGAAGGGCTCTGGCTTCCGCTGTGTTCACATTGGGGAGATGGTGGACCCCGTGGTGGAGCTGGCCGCCAAGCGGAGTGGCCTGGCGGTGGAAGATGTGCGGGCCAATGTGCCTGAGGAGCTGAGTGTCTGGATTGATCCCTTTGAGGTGTCCTACCAGATTGGTGAGAAGGGAGCTGTGAAAGTGCTGTACCTGGATGATAGTGAGGGCTGTGGTGCCCCAGAGCTGGACAAGGAGATCAAGAGCAGCTTCAACCCTGACGCCCAGGTGTTCGTGCCCATTGGCAGCCAGGACAGCTCCCTGTCTAACTCCCCATCACCATCCTTTGGCCAGTCACCCAGCCCTACCTTCATTCCCCGCTCTGCTCAGCCCATCACCTTCACCACCGCCTCTTTCGCTGCCACCAAATTTGGCTCCACTAAGATGAAGAAGGGTGGCGGGGCAGCAAGTGGTGGGGGTGTAGCCAGCAGTGGGGCAGGTGGCCAGCAGCCACCACAGCAGCCTCGCATGGCCCGTTCACCCACCAACAGCCTGCTGAAGCACAAGAGCCTCTCTCTGTCTATGCATTCACTGAACTTCATCACGGCCAACCCAGCCCCTCAGTCCCAGCTCTCGCCCAATGCCAAGGAGTTCGTGTACAACGGTGGTGGCTCGCCCAGCCTCTTCTTCGATGCGGCCGATGGCCAGGGCAGTGGGGCTGGCACCTGCAACAGCAGCAGCTTTGACATGGCCCAGGTATTTGGAGGTGGTGCCAACAGCCTCTTCCTGGAGAAGACACCCTTTGTGGAAGGCCTCAGCTACAACCTGAACACCATGCAGTATCCCAGCCAGCCGTTCCAGCCCGTGGTGCTGGCCAACTGACCGTCTACCTGCCTGTGGGGCCAGAAGCACCCAAGaccacagaaaagagaaagaaaaggccaaaaaaaagaggaaaagaaaaatgtacaaaaagaTTTTCGATCTTCTCACTCTCACTTCTAGAAAAAAGATCCAGCCCAGGCACGGAATGGGAGGGCCCCGCAAAGCACCCAAGTGTGTTTCACTCACCCCTTACCGCTCACCCACCGGCCTGCGATTTATTTGGTTGGtttgggttttatatttctttttcttttttttttcttacatgtaGTTTTCTATATAACATCTTTAATGAGTGGCTTCCTGTGCTAAGAATGGTCCAGATGTGAACTGCTGCTCCctgctcctcccttcctccttcacaCTCCTAGTTTAGGATTGGTGTGTCCAAGCTCACAGGGAAGAAAGAGCTGCAGCTGGAGCCTGACCCTCTCTGGAACAGGGAAAGGCTGGCCCGTGTcactgcctctgtcacccagctatCCTCGCACTCAAAGCCATCCAACCTCAGCAGGCCTTCTCGGGCCCTGCCACCTGAATAGGTCTGAACCCATTCCCCACTCCCTTTCAGGCTGGGCCACAGGGAGCTGCTGGCTGGCCACTTGACACCCTCCGCCTAGAGCTGATGTCTGTGACTACAGGGAGATTAGCACTTCGTCTAGTGAAACTCCTTTCATCTCTGTCCTATGGCCCCACCCCACCATTCCCTCCAGGCCCAGACCATCATCATGTGTGTGGCCTTCCTTTCCCTCATGCAGCcccttccccaggctggaggttgtgggaggggtgtgtgtgtgtgtgtgtgtgtgtgtgtgtgtgtgtgtgtgtgtgtgtgtgtgtgtttggtttgcTGTCCTTTTTTAAAGGATTCCAAGCCATGTGAAACTTCCCTTCTGGATGTGATTCTGGGTTGCAGCAAATGCTTATTTATATGTGAGGCTGGGGAATGGGCTGGGGGTATTGGCAGTCCTTTTGCAGGGCAGTGTGCGTGGTGGGGTGACACCACTGTGGCTGAGCCCAAGACACTCCCAGAGGAAAACACTGCAGAAGGAACTGGTTTGCAGACTGCAGAAGGATCTGCACTTTTGTTTTTGACCAAAAAGATAATGTTAGCTCTGAAGGGCAGAGGGAATGCCCAAGCCCCTGATGCCTATGAGAAGCCCCCGGACTTCACCCTCCTGTTGTGTGACCTTAACCCAGCGGGAGCTGCTCACCTGAGCACCCttgggggtgggcagggaggcAGGGTGGGGTTTTAGAGTTAGTGTCTGTGCGGGGGCAGCCCTGAGCCTGGAGTGGAGACTTTGTGTCTCTTAGTTGGAGGTGTTGATTGCATTTGTGCCCCGGCCTGGTTGAGAGCTTCTTGGTACCTCTTGCCACCCCTTCTCACTGCCCTGACCCAACCCCATTGGACTTTGATGCTGCGAAGAGTGGTGTCCTGACAGGGACTCAGTGCTCCCGCCTGATGTATTGGATTATAGGAGAGCGCTTGCTCTCCTGCCTCTGCAGGAGAGGGCTTGTTCCTCCAACCCTAGGAGGCCAGGCAAGCATGAACAGGAGCCAAGGGATCAGGGTCATGAACTTTTTCCTCTTTGCAAAGAGGGGCACTTGGCATCAGGGTCCCATCGCCAGAAAGCACCAAAGCCCCTGGCACCCCACCCACTCCATCCTACCCAGGGACCCCAAGTAGGCAACTGCTATGGCAGTGGGTCCAGCCCAGGCCAGCACTGCCAGCCTCCTCTCCCTGCAGTATGCACCAGCTCTACCTCCCCCGGCAGGCAATGTCCTGGCTTCTCAGCCCAGCACCATCTGTTCCCCTAGACTTCTCAGGGGCCAGCCCAGTCTAGGCCATCCTTCCCCTCATCCTCGGCTCCCACACAGGTGACAGGCCCAACAGATAACTTCTCTCTGGGAAAGGTTGGATGCTGCCTTACGTCCCCTTCTAGCCCTCCTCCCATCGCCACACACAGGCACCCACCCGCACCAGGTCAGCTTGTTTCTCACATGTAGGGAGAGAGGGGAGACCAACCCCTTTGTGTCTTTTGAAATACgaagaaaaatgtgtgttcaGGCGCTCTTGGGCCCAGTTCAGTCCGTCTTGTCTCAAATCTAGGCATTTttgcttcaattttattttttttaagaaaacaaaaacagaaatctgCACTAATTTACCTGGTTTCgtaggaaaacttttttttattttttacattttttggtgtCCGTTTGTATTGAATAATTTGctacatttgtaaaatgtaagaggtatatataatatatgtatatttctaacgtaaaaaacataatttttttcttttcaagattttttcttaaGATGAGAGAAACATAttttttcaggaaaaacaaactttaaaaaaaagaggagaataaaaccttttctcccctttccccatcCTCTATCCCTCTTTCCCAGGAACAAATCAAAAGGTGGATTATCTTGTGAAGAATGGAAACCGTTAGTCCAGAATGATGTCTTTTTCTCAATGCAGTGAGTTATAGATTCTCTAGTTTTCTCCCTAGGGATGGGAAGGGGGCATTGAGGCAAGCCTGGAGAGGAGCCCGGGGAGCAGGGTCATGAACTTTTTTCTTTAGTGAAGGAGGAATACAATCAAGGGTTTTGTATTCAGAATGTTGTGCAATATTTTGGAATGGGACATTGGTGTGTTTAGAgattttagtttaaaaacaaaacaaaaagattgatCAAATCTGTACAGTTTCTATTGTTCCAGATTTTTTAAGTTTGTATTAAAAGCATGATATATAACAGCCTTCTGCCTGCTCCTAGCTTGCTTGGTTTCTGGGGTCCCTTTTCAGATGGAGAGAATGGGAGTGGCCCAGCTCTTACAGACTCCAAGAAATGATTGGTCCTCCTTACAGTGACAGCCTCCGATGGACATAACTGTCCTGGTGCCCCTTCTTGACCACCTATCCATCCCATCAACACAGGATACTTCATTGTGCCTGCTACCCTAGATGCTTTTCTACACTGGAAACAGGTTCCACAAAGTTAGGAACCGCTCCAGTTCCCTTAGCCAGTTGGTGGTGGCACCAGGGCTGGGAGCAGAGCCTGGAGAACGGGGTCCTTCTTCATGACTCTTTAGGAATTGCCTATTcctgtggggaggagagagggagcagCCTCCAGCCTGCTCTAGATCTAGTACTTGATCCTTAGTACTAGATCCTTAGATGTGGACAAGGATGAGAACAGCTCACCTAAGCCAGGTTCCATCCAAAACCCTGGTGCTTGGATTCTCAGCCCTTTTCTGGGGCTGGACAATTCTGGAGCTGCTTTAAGAGTAAGACAGCCCAGCTCAGAGAAGGCCACCCTTCTGGCAGTGGCCGATTTCCTTAGGAGCTCTGCCATCTCCCAGTGACACAGGCCATATGTTTCCCTTCCCAGGGCCTGTGCCCATCAATGCTGCCCATCTAGGAGAGAAACAAAATCTCTCTATACCATCTCCCACCAGCGTGTACTTCATGTCAGAAACTGGCAAGGCCCCTGAGAATATTtgtgaagttatttttttttttaacagtcatCTTTTATTTGGAGGTTAATTCCCATCAGGATATGAAAGGATTCAGCAACAATCAAGATTGTGTTCCTCACGGAAGGGCTCAGGCCAAGGTCACGGGGTGGGGGGATGCAGAGCGTGTCCTCTTCAGTAGTATTTGCGTAGCTGCTCGCGCTTAAGATGCTTGTAGGAAAGGCAGTAGCTGAAGAGCACATAGCATGCCAGCACCATGGTAACCCCTGAGATTCTCCCTTTCCTCACGTCAATGTACTTGTAGTACCAGTAGTAACCTCTTTGAAACGCTCTGAAAATGCCACTAGGGCTGAAGTCCCGCATCAAGATCCAGCTTGGCAGCTCCCCTAGTTTGACCTCCAGAAGTTTCTTGTCCTTCACTGATACGACTGACGCCATCTTGGAGTCCTGGTGTCCGCTGTGCCGGGCCACGTCGAAGTTAGTTAgttatttattccattttgttttttaattggacggggtcttgaactcctgggctcaagcaatcctcccacctcggcctccctctcaaagtgctgggattacggacatgagccaccattcctcaTCCTGTTGAATTTTCACAGGGATTGTTCATCCTCACAGGGATTGTCTCCATTTTGCAGTTaagaaataggctgggtgcggtggttcacatctgtaatcccagcactttgggggacgaggcaggtggatcactcgaggtcaggagtttgagaacagcctggccaacatgacaaaacccgtctctatttaaaaaatacaaaaattagctgggtgtggtggcgagtgcctgtaatcccagctacttgggaggctgaggcactagaatctcttgaaacagggaggcggaggttgcagtgagttgagatcgtgccattgcactccagcctgggtgacagagcaagattccgtctcaaagaaacaaaaaagaaataggctCCAACTTAGATTACCTTAGATTCACAAAACTAGTAAGTGGTAAAGATCTTGACTTGTGtctgattttttcatttgttgatcCAAGTGCTACTGGGCAGTGTCAGTTTTTGTCCACTGGAGACAGTGTCTGCCCTCCCAGAGTTGATGTCTCACATGCATTTGATACAATTATAACTGCTATAGAAGAGTGATACGGGTTAAGGGTGGCAGGGGATGACCTTGCCACCTCTACTGCCATGCCACCACTGGGCTGGGGTAGGGGGCAAACAGTTCTGGGGTATCAGTGGGGTATGGGGCCTCCTCAGTCCCCTCACTCCCCAAACAGGCAACACTGAAAGCTCCCCAACCAAGTTGGTGAACTAGAAGCTCCCAGGACAAACATTCAACCTCTGGACAGGTCGCAGGAGGCCTGACGTCCAGCCCCTCCATGGGCCACTTCCCCTCTGCAGGGCCTATTGAGGGGAGGGAGGTCCCCATCCAGGATAATGAGGCCCTGGCCTGCCAGACACAGGGCCATTTGCAGGGGTTTCACTTTCTTCCATCCTGCCAGGCCAGGGAGAAGCCCACCTTGTCCCTGTATCCCTGTGTATAAGCTGACCACCCGGCCTTGGGCCCCACGGCAGGGGCAGGATGGCCCTCACCTGCTCATTCCTGTTTCATGTAGACACAGGTCCTGAGGCGGCAGgtgcctgctcccactccctGTCATGCCGTCAGTGGAAGGTCCTGGGCGAGACCCAGCTCAGAAGCCAGACTCACCTTCCTGGCCCGGCCCATCCCTCTGAAGGTATAGATACtacgaggccgggcgcggtggctcaagcctgtaatcccagcactttgggaggccgagacgggcggatcacgaggtcaggagatcgagaccatcctggctaacacggtgaaaccccgcctctactaaaaaatacaaaaaactagccgggcgaggtggcgggcgcctgtagtcccagctactcaggaggctgaggcaggagaatggcgtaaacccgggaggcggagcttgcagtgagctgagatccggccgctgcactccagcctgggcgacagagcgagactccgtctcaaaaaaaaaaaaaaaaaaaaagatactacggatttttgggggggtggggaatTCTCCATGGCATAGACAGAAATCACTCATTCAGACATTCATGCCTTTGTTTATTCAGCAAACACTCACTGGCTCTGAAGAGGTGGAGGGGGAGACTTGGAGGGGTAAAGGGCTGGGGCAGCAGGGGAAGAAAATATTCTAGTAGACTCAGTTCCTCTGAAAAAGGCTAATTTATTCCTTTGACAAACTGTCTATGGGCATCCACTCTCTGCcctgggaacacaggtgtgtcaccacaccaggctaatttttgtactttttttttttttgagatgatgtcttgcactgttgcccgggctggagtgcagtgatgcaatcttggctcactgcaacctctgcctcccaagttcaagcgattatcttgcctcagcctccccagtaactgggattacaggcgcgtgccatcacgcccaactaatgttttgtgtttttagtagagatgggttttactgtgttagccaagatggtcttgaactcctgacctcgtgattcgcccgcctcggcctcccaaagtgctgggattacaagcatgagccaccgcgcctggccaatttttgtacttttagtagagacagggtttcaccatgttggccaggctggtctcaaactcctgacctcaggtgatccacccgcctcggcctcccaaagagctgggattacaagtgtaagccaccatgcctggccaattctcTGCATTTTTAATTTGGGGGATTTCACTATCAGGGAGAAGTAGGTTCTAGGTACTTGAAGCTGCCAATTCACTGTGTAACTTTGAACCCCTCTTGACATCTGTCCCATTTGTACAACAAGGGACAGTGGGGCTAGGCCCCTGGCCAGCTAGGCCATTTAGGATGGTCCCTGTGCCTGCACCTCTTCTTGCCCCACTGGCTCCTGAGCCCTAGGGAGGGCCCTAGAAGGACCCTGTATGGTGGCACTTTTCCCAAAGATGTGACGAAATAATGATGGGTTGAGCCCTGGGCAGAACCATATACCATCAGGTGAGACCCCTCAACCCAAGACACAAGAACCTAGTCAAACTACTGCTGGGCTGTGGCAGGGCTGGGAAATTCAGACAGGAGAAGAGTCTTGGCCCAGAGGCCCAGACATCTGTGTTCTTTTTCTAGCTCTGCCCTGATTcactatattcctttttttttttctttttttttttgagacagggtcctcctctgtcactcaggctggagtgtagtgacaggatcatgactcactgcagtcgtgacctcccaggctcaagcaatcctcctgcctccgtctcccgagtagctaggattacaggtgtaagccatgacacccagttaattttttacttttaattttttgtagagacagggtcttactatgttgcccagattcgtctcaaattcctgggctcaagtgatcctcatgcctcctaaagtgctgggattacaggtatgagccacctcacccagcctgatTCActacactatttttatttttatttgagatggagtcttgctctgtcacccaggctagagtgcagtggtgtaatcttggctcatcgcaacctccgcctcccgagtagctgggattataggtacatgtgaccatgtccggctaatttttgtattttcagtagggacagggtttcaccatattggctaggttggtctagaactcctgacctcaagtgatctgcctgcctcagtctcccaaagtgctgggattacagtcatgagccaccacacccggcctgattcATTATATTAAACATTCAATATTCAGCTGAggcgatggctcatgcttgtaatcctagcactttgagaggtgaaggcagaaagattgcttgagcccaggagttcgagaccatcctggggaacatggtgagtctcccatgtctctacaaaaaataaaaaaattagccagccatggtggcatatgcctgcagtcccagctactcaggaggctgaggtgggaggatgacttgaggccaagagGTCAAGGAATAAGCGagatgtgatcatgccactgcactccagcctgggcaacagtgtgaaaccctgtctcaaaaaacctcCAAAATTCCACATTCAATATGGGACCCCCATAAACACTGGACACTCTGCTAGGCATGAGGAAATAAGGGGCAACTGCAGACAAAATCCTTGCTCTCCTGAAGCAATGTTCTAttaactgaaaacaaacaaataaatgagaaaatggcaGACGGTAAGATAATCACGACCGGTGACAGTGGCTAGTGACAAAGTGGACACTTATATTAGGTGGACAAGACAAGGCAGGTCTTCCCGAGGAGGGGGCTCTCAACCGTGAGCTGAAGCATACGATTCCTTGTCACATGCTTAACAGGGAGAAGAGCAGCAGGACTAGACACTTCCAAGGGCAAGAGGCAGGAACAGGATGGTGGGTTCAGGGAAGAAAAGGCCAGCAGCAACAAGCAAGTGGCGCAGATGAGGTCGAAGGGGGTCCCAGGCCATAGCATGGGCCCTGCCTGAAGCCTGGATGAGAAGCTGGGATTTTCTCTTCCATATGCACTAAGTTTCTTGCCCCGTGGTTGCATTATCTGTAGCTAGGGGCAGAGACAAGAAGAGAgctttcttggccgggcgtggtggctcacacctgtaatcccagcactctgggaggctcaggtgggcggatcacctgaggtcaggagttcgagaccagcctgtccaacatgatgaaacctcgtctctactaaaaatacaaaaaattcgctgggtgtggtggcacgtccctgtagtctcagctacttgggaggctgaggcagaagaatcacatgaacccaggagacggaggttgcagtgagctgagatcacaccattgcactccagaatggtgacagagactccgtctcaaaaaaaaaaaaaaaaaagagaaaaaaagagagcacTTTCTCTCACATATTCAACTGCAAACCCTCTTGGAACCTTCCTTTATGGCAGGCCCAGAGCAAGGACCACTGCAGGAGCAGACCCAGGCCCCTCCCTTGAGGGGAAGAGCTGGGGGAAGACAAACCCAGGTCTCATGACTTCAACACCACATCAGGTCCACAGCAGGAGGAGGCCCAGAAGCTCTATGCACCCAGAGGAGGCTCCCACGTGGCCCTGGAACGCTTTTCAGAGGGTTGACAGAAGCTAGTAGGTGAAGAATTTGAAGAAAGGGGAACAGCACTTATGCCAAGTGCTTCAGGGTGAGTTGCAGGGTAACATGACACCTGGACTTGGCATTGAGGGGGCCTTAGGGAGTCcgtggagaggggaaggggagtgAGACTAAGGGGCACAGGAGTGAAGGGTGAAGCCAAGGGCACAGCAAGTGTAACTGACTCTTTCAACAAACCACAGAGGTTTGCAGAAGGCAGAAACGTAAAAcccctcacaaagtgctgagattacaggcttgagccatcgcaccccgcctaaaaccacaatgaacatAACTATTAAAACAGCTAAAATGAAAGAGACTGTCCAcagcaaatgctggtgaagatgtgcaGGAATTAGTAACTTTATATACTGCTcatgggaatgaaaaatggtacaaccattttggaagataatttggaagggaagctttttttttttttttttaaacacagagtgtcgctctgttgcccaggttagagtgtagtgacttgatatcggctcactgcaacctccgcctctcgggttcaagcaattctccctacctcagcctcccaggtagctgggattacaggcacctgccaccgggccacttaatttttttctatttttagtagagatggggtttcgccatgttggctaggctggtcttgaactcctgacctcaggtgatccgcccacctcgcctcccaaaatgctggggttacaggcgtgagccaccgcacctggccagaagggaagtttcttttcttttgtttttgttttctttttgagacggagtcttgctctgtcgcccaggccggagtacagtgatgcgatctcagctcactgcaagctctgcctcctgggttcacaccattctcctgtctcggcctcccaagtggctgggactacaggcgcctgccaccacacccagctaattttttgtatttttagtagagacggggtttcaccgtgttagccaggatggtctcgatctcctgaccttgtgatctgcccacctcggcctctcaaagtgctgggattacaggcatgagccaccacacccggccgggaagtttcttaaaagttaaacatacagccagacatggtggctcatgctggtaatcccagtactttgggaggtcaaggcgggaggattgtttgagcccaaggagttcaagaccagcctgtgcaacacagtgaggagaccctgtctctacaaaaaatggtcaggtgtggtggctcacacctgtaatcctacctttgggaggctgaggtgggaggatcacttaagcccaggagttcaagatcagcctgggcaacatggcaagatggcaacatggcaagaccccatctctacaaaaacttaaaacaatagtgggctggccgggcacagtggctcatgcctgtaatcccagcactttgggaggccgaggcgggcagatcacaaggtcaagagatcaagacaatcctggccaacatggtgaaaccccgtctctactaaaaatacaaaaaaaaaaaaaaaaaattagccgggcatggtggcatgcgcctgtaatcccagctactcaggaggctgagggaggagaatcacttgaacccgggaggtggaggttgcagtgagccgaggtcacgccactaccctccagcctggagacagagcaagactccatctcaaaaaaaaaaaaaaaatagtgggctgggcgtggtggctcatgcttgtaatcccagcactttgggaggccaaggcaggcagatcatgaggtcaggagtttgagaccagcctggccaaaatggtgaagcctcgtttctactaaaaatacaaaaattagccgagcgtggtggtgtgtcccagctacttgggaggctaaggcaggagaatcgcttgagcccagaaggaaGTACAGActaggcgacagaacaagactctgtctcaaaaaaaaaaaaaaaacaatagtgaGGTGTTATGgctggcacctgtggtcccagctactcgggaggctgtgagaggattgcttgagactgggatgttaaggctgcagtgggccactgcactccagcctgagtgacagagtaagacccggGCTCAAAAAGCAGTTATACATGTACCATGTGATACAGCCATTCCATTCCTATCTCCTCATAAGAAaggaaataggctgggcacggtggctcaagcctgtaatcccagcactttgggagcccgaagtgggtggatcatgaggtcaagagatcgagaccatcctggccaacatggtgaaaccctatctccactaaaaatacaaaaattagctgggtgtggcagcacgcacctgtagtctcagctactcgggaggctaaggcaggagaatcgcttgaaccagggaggcagaggttgcagtgagccaatatcaagccactacactccagcctgg comes from Macaca fascicularis isolate 582-1 chromosome 10, T2T-MFA8v1.1 and encodes:
- the TOB2 gene encoding protein Tob2, which encodes MQLEIKVALNFIISYLYNKLPRRRADLFGEELERLLKNKYEGHWYPEKPLKGSGFRCVHIGEMVDPVVELAAKRSGLAVEDVRANVPEELSVWIDPFEVSYQIGEKGAVKVLYLDDSEGCGAPELDKEIKSSFNPDAQVFVPIGSQDSSLSNSPSPSFGQSPSPTFIPRSAQPITFTTASFAATKFGSTKMKKGGGAASGGGVASSGAGGQQPPQQPRMARSPTNSLLKHKSLSLSMHSLNFITANPAPQSQLSPNAKEFVYNGGGSPSLFFDAADGQGSGAGTCNSSSFDMAQVFGGGANSLFLEKTPFVEGLSYNLNTMQYPSQPFQPVVLAN